Proteins encoded together in one Impatiens glandulifera chromosome 1, dImpGla2.1, whole genome shotgun sequence window:
- the LOC124919137 gene encoding 60S ribosomal protein L13a-4, with translation MVSGSGVCKRVVVVDARHHMLGRLSSILAKELLNGQKVVVVRCEEICLSGGLVRQKMKYLRFLRKRMNTKPSHGPIHFRAPSKILWRTIRGMIPHKTKRGAAALARLKVYEGIPPPYDKIKRMVIPDALKVLRLQAGHKYCLLGKLSAEVGWNYHETIRELEEKRKEKAQVAYERKKQLAKLRVKAEKAAEEKLGSQLDILAPVKY, from the exons aTGGTGTCCGGATCAGGAGTCTGCAAACGGGTTGTCGTTGTCGATGCTCGTCACCACATGCTCGGACGTCTATCGTCGATTCTAGCCAAGGAGCTTCTCAATGGTCAGAAAGTCGTCGTCGTTCGTTGTGAGGAGATCTGTCTTTCCGGCGGCCTTGTTCGTCAGAAAATGAAGTATCTTCGTTTCCTCCGCAAGCGCATGAACACCAAACCTTCTCATGGACCTATCCATTTCCGTGCCCCCTCTAAGATCCTCTGGCGTACCATCCGAGG GATGATTCCTCATAAGACCAAGCGTGGAGCTGCTGCTCTTGCAAGATTGAAGGTTTATGAAGGAATTCCCCCTCCTTATGATAAAATCAAAAGAATGGTTATCCCTGATGCTCTCAA AGTTTTGAGGCTTCAAGCTGGACACAAGTATTGCTTGTTGGGAAAACTTTCGGCAGAGGTTGGATGGAACTATCATGAAACAATAAGG GAATTGGAGgagaagagaaaagagaaagCTCAGGTGGCATATGAGAGGAAGAAGCAACTGGCTAAGTTGAGAGTGAAGGCTGAGAAGGCTGCTGAGGAGAAACTCGGCTCTCAGTTAGACATCCTTGCTCCAGTGAAATATTGA